In the genome of Longimicrobiaceae bacterium, one region contains:
- the pyk gene encoding pyruvate kinase — MIRRTKIVCTLGPSSWSEERVEALMRAGMDVARINFSHGDLQRHGETIATVRRVAERLGKPVAVLGDLQGPKIRVGVLPQPVELRVGESVVFAPEGEERPGELPTTYRELAHDVEAGDVVLLADGLMELIVQEVTGNRVKMRVVHGGVLTSNKGINLPGVKMSVPSLTEKDIRDLEFALEQGVDYIALSFVREVEDVLELKRRIPPNGPLVVVKVEKGMALVNLKAILEVSAAAMVARGDLGVELPFEQVPLAQKRMIQLCNLSSRPVITATQMLESMIENPRPTRAEASDVANAIIDGTDAVMLSAETATGKFPVEAVKAMVRIAEEIERSHIIDSGPHYDIPVEPREEDVATPTEWAIAAATVEAVRRVQAPLLVTITQTGFTARVVSSFRPPVPILAITDDRKTFNQLALVWGVIPVHCPPGLDFDQTLAQVKREVLKRELAREGDRMVVTAGLPLHQPGTTNFLQVEVL, encoded by the coding sequence ATGATCCGACGGACCAAGATCGTGTGCACGCTGGGGCCGAGCTCCTGGAGTGAGGAGCGCGTCGAAGCCCTGATGCGGGCAGGGATGGACGTGGCGCGCATCAATTTCTCTCATGGAGACCTGCAGCGGCACGGCGAGACCATTGCCACCGTTCGCCGGGTGGCGGAGCGCCTCGGCAAGCCGGTCGCGGTGCTCGGGGATCTCCAGGGACCGAAGATCCGGGTGGGCGTGTTGCCGCAGCCGGTGGAGCTCCGGGTCGGCGAGAGCGTGGTCTTCGCGCCGGAGGGGGAGGAGCGACCGGGCGAGCTGCCGACCACCTACCGCGAGCTGGCCCACGACGTGGAGGCGGGTGACGTCGTACTGTTGGCGGACGGCTTGATGGAGCTGATCGTCCAGGAGGTGACGGGCAACCGGGTCAAGATGCGCGTGGTGCACGGCGGGGTGCTCACCTCCAACAAGGGGATCAACCTCCCCGGCGTGAAGATGAGTGTCCCGAGCCTGACCGAGAAGGACATCCGGGATCTCGAGTTCGCTCTGGAGCAGGGGGTCGACTACATCGCCCTCTCCTTCGTGCGCGAAGTGGAGGACGTGCTCGAGCTGAAACGCAGGATCCCGCCGAATGGGCCGCTGGTAGTGGTGAAGGTCGAGAAGGGGATGGCGCTGGTAAACCTGAAGGCGATCCTGGAGGTGAGCGCGGCGGCGATGGTGGCCCGCGGCGACCTCGGCGTGGAGCTCCCCTTCGAGCAGGTCCCGCTGGCGCAGAAGCGGATGATCCAGCTCTGCAACCTCTCCAGCCGGCCGGTCATCACCGCGACCCAGATGCTGGAGTCGATGATCGAGAATCCGCGGCCCACCCGGGCGGAGGCGTCCGACGTGGCGAACGCGATCATCGACGGAACGGATGCCGTGATGCTTTCTGCCGAGACGGCAACCGGGAAGTTCCCGGTCGAGGCGGTGAAGGCGATGGTCCGCATTGCGGAAGAGATCGAGCGCAGCCACATCATCGACAGCGGCCCGCACTACGATATCCCCGTCGAGCCGCGCGAGGAGGACGTTGCAACGCCCACGGAGTGGGCCATCGCGGCTGCGACCGTCGAGGCGGTTCGTCGGGTGCAGGCGCCGCTCCTCGTCACCATCACGCAGACCGGGTTCACCGCACGCGTCGTCTCCAGCTTCCGTCCGCCAGTCCCCATCCTCGCCATCACCGACGACCGCAAGACCTTCAACCAGCTCGCTCTGGTCTGGGGCGTGATTCCTGTCCATTGCCCGCCCGGGCTCGATTTCGATCAAACGCTGGCGCAGGTGAAGCGGGAAGTGCTGAAGCGCGAGCTCGCGCGCGAAGGCGATCGGATGGTGGTCACCGCGGGCCTGCCCCTGCATCAACCCGGCACCACCAACTTTCTCCAGGTCGAAGTTCTGTGA
- a CDS encoding PIG-L family deacetylase, with translation METLLVGLAHPDDEVGIAGTLLAQRARGDRVVIVWLTRGEMTEAFGPIPPAEVARRRTEQGHRAGEILGVETRFLDFPDTALVDDRETAVYVARLICEIRPTGLITWGEAWVRGMRHPDHQACGRIFRNAVGLARMAKVVAPATPHRADLPIFTIRDIHSTLPPVAVDVSPYRERVAELADFYFHGVGFGHPEWMEHRLRQAGERWGCRYAEELDAWETEGNRLVTSLLPAPLADHTFHPARREGGG, from the coding sequence ATGGAAACGCTGCTTGTGGGACTGGCCCATCCGGACGACGAGGTGGGAATCGCAGGTACTCTGCTGGCGCAGAGGGCCCGGGGGGATCGAGTCGTGATCGTGTGGCTGACCCGAGGGGAGATGACGGAGGCCTTCGGGCCCATTCCGCCGGCGGAGGTGGCCCGCCGCCGTACCGAACAGGGCCATCGCGCCGGGGAGATCCTGGGGGTCGAGACGCGCTTCCTGGACTTCCCGGACACGGCGCTAGTCGACGATCGCGAGACCGCTGTGTATGTAGCGCGCCTGATCTGCGAGATCCGCCCGACCGGGTTGATTACCTGGGGAGAGGCATGGGTCCGGGGCATGCGCCACCCCGATCACCAGGCGTGCGGACGCATCTTCCGCAACGCGGTCGGATTGGCACGAATGGCCAAGGTGGTCGCTCCGGCGACGCCCCACCGGGCAGACCTACCGATCTTCACCATTCGCGACATCCACTCGACCCTCCCTCCGGTCGCGGTCGACGTGAGCCCGTACCGCGAGCGTGTCGCCGAGCTGGCGGACTTCTACTTCCACGGCGTGGGATTCGGGCACCCGGAGTGGATGGAGCATCGGCTGCGACAGGCGGGCGAGCGCTGGGGATGCCGCTACGCCGAGGAACTGGACGCCTGGGAGACCGAAGGAAATCGCCTCGTAACGAGCCTTCTCCCTGCTCCCCTGGCCGACCACACCTTTCATCCGGCCCGGCGGGAAGGCGGGGGGTGA
- a CDS encoding ribonuclease D, which translates to MEYEYIDSPGRLARVVQRLAGEPLLGVDTEAAGYHRYLDRISLVQISSRRENFLIDPVAIEDLSPIGPLLSDRAIEKVLHDADYDLRILDRDLGLSIAGLFDTQIAAAFLGERSLGLGALVERYLGPVLPKAYQRADWAERPLSEGMKEYAATDTAYLPALRDRLREELIKMDRLRWAEEEFQRREATRWIEPGDGREAFLRVKGARELTPRGLAILRELYAWREEVARERDQATFRVISNQALVELSLRPPTSQRELAEIKGVGGGLIERRGQEIVAAIRRGLELAEEELPRFPPGRRWERDPEVEARAERLRAARTRRAEDLDLDPGFLMPRAMLEEVARQNPASVAELQGIPEIRRWQVEALGDALLEALRS; encoded by the coding sequence ATGGAATACGAGTACATCGACAGCCCCGGTCGGCTCGCAAGGGTCGTGCAACGCCTGGCAGGCGAGCCACTGCTCGGCGTGGACACGGAGGCGGCCGGCTATCACCGATATCTGGACCGCATCAGCCTGGTCCAGATCTCCTCTCGGCGGGAAAACTTCCTGATCGATCCCGTGGCGATCGAGGACCTGTCGCCGATCGGGCCACTGCTGTCCGATCGTGCGATCGAGAAGGTCCTGCACGACGCCGACTACGACCTGCGCATTCTCGATCGGGACCTCGGACTCTCCATCGCCGGACTCTTCGACACGCAGATTGCGGCAGCGTTCCTGGGAGAGCGGTCTCTCGGGCTGGGAGCGCTGGTGGAGCGCTACCTCGGTCCGGTACTGCCCAAGGCCTACCAGCGGGCAGACTGGGCGGAGCGTCCCCTTTCGGAGGGGATGAAGGAGTATGCGGCCACGGACACCGCGTATCTCCCCGCCCTTCGCGATCGCCTCCGGGAGGAGCTGATCAAGATGGACCGGTTGAGGTGGGCGGAGGAGGAGTTTCAGCGGCGCGAGGCGACCCGCTGGATCGAGCCCGGCGACGGGCGGGAGGCCTTCCTGCGCGTCAAGGGCGCGCGCGAGCTGACGCCGCGTGGACTGGCCATTCTGCGGGAGCTTTACGCCTGGCGGGAAGAAGTCGCGCGCGAGCGAGACCAGGCCACCTTCCGCGTGATCTCCAACCAGGCGCTGGTCGAGCTGAGTCTGCGGCCGCCAACGAGCCAACGGGAGCTGGCGGAGATCAAAGGGGTGGGAGGGGGTCTGATCGAGCGCCGTGGTCAGGAGATCGTGGCGGCGATCCGGCGGGGGCTGGAGCTGGCGGAAGAAGAGCTGCCCCGATTCCCGCCTGGACGGCGCTGGGAGCGCGACCCCGAGGTAGAGGCGCGCGCGGAGCGCCTGCGCGCTGCGCGAACCCGACGCGCGGAGGATCTCGATCTCGATCCGGGCTTCCTGATGCCGCGCGCGATGCTGGAGGAGGTCGCGCGGCAGAACCCTGCCTCGGTGGCGGAGCTGCAGGGAATACCGGAGATCCGGCGCTGGCAGGTGGAGGCGCTCGGCGACGCGCTGCTGGAGGCGCTGCGAAGCTGA
- a CDS encoding diacylglycerol kinase family protein, translated as MTLLPPDPFAGRMLVIFNPVAGQDDPSRVRRQIGGALAVRGASFDLVETKGAGHAEQFAKEAVERGYGCVVAAGGDGTIAEVITGLAGGNVPLGIIPLGTGNQLAANLGIPTDVERAVEVAVSGSPRPIDIGQLDSGRYFALMAGAGWDAEVMGSCTRELKERWGFGAYLFQGLRRAAAPPSALFRIIADGAEFEVRAATVLIANAGQLFSSLFPVEVRIAPDVSFQDGKLDICIFAPRTLPDVAAVLWKVARRKYVGDDRMIYLQAREVTLQADPPTITQVDGDCMGETPLAARAIPGGVQVLMPEGSIRGA; from the coding sequence GTGACCCTCCTTCCGCCGGATCCCTTCGCCGGCCGGATGCTGGTCATCTTCAATCCGGTCGCCGGGCAGGATGACCCCTCGCGAGTGCGTCGCCAGATCGGCGGCGCACTTGCCGTACGCGGGGCCTCGTTCGACCTCGTCGAGACGAAGGGTGCAGGCCACGCCGAGCAGTTCGCGAAGGAGGCGGTAGAACGAGGCTACGGCTGCGTAGTGGCCGCCGGCGGCGACGGTACCATCGCCGAGGTGATCACCGGTCTCGCGGGAGGCAATGTCCCGTTGGGAATCATCCCGCTGGGCACGGGGAACCAGCTCGCCGCCAATCTAGGTATTCCCACCGACGTCGAGCGGGCGGTGGAGGTCGCCGTGAGTGGGTCTCCCCGTCCCATCGACATCGGCCAGCTCGATAGCGGGCGCTACTTCGCCCTGATGGCAGGGGCGGGTTGGGATGCGGAGGTGATGGGAAGCTGCACCCGCGAGCTGAAGGAGCGCTGGGGCTTCGGCGCTTATCTCTTCCAGGGTCTGCGACGCGCAGCCGCCCCGCCGTCCGCCCTCTTTCGCATCATCGCTGACGGCGCCGAATTCGAAGTTCGGGCCGCGACGGTCCTCATCGCCAACGCCGGACAGCTTTTCTCGAGCCTCTTCCCGGTGGAGGTGCGGATCGCGCCTGATGTGTCCTTCCAGGACGGCAAACTCGACATCTGCATCTTCGCGCCTCGCACCCTGCCGGACGTCGCCGCGGTGCTGTGGAAGGTCGCTCGCCGCAAGTACGTGGGGGACGACCGGATGATCTACCTGCAAGCTCGCGAAGTGACCCTCCAGGCCGACCCACCTACCATCACCCAGGTGGATGGAGACTGCATGGGTGAGACACCTCTTGCCGCCCGCGCCATCCCCGGAGGCGTGCAGGTCCTCATGCCTGAGGGATCGATACGCGGCGCTTGA
- a CDS encoding LysM peptidoglycan-binding domain-containing protein, with amino-acid sequence MHSCTPVRLPMAMAALVLGFNACVPNRPPPPPPAPAPVWQPEPEELNESPELLEVEITAPRRDILGDVAYDLPVEANSWVEAELDFLVQERRDVIARWLERGSFYEEFIKAELRRQGVPTDLFHLAMIESGFIPTARSRAGAVGFWQFMPATARAMGLRIDASVDERMDPVRSTRAAARHLRDLQRSMGNWALAAAAYNAGPGRINRSLQAHDAKDFWELAERGDLAAETKHYVPRLYAMTVIAHRSAEFGFDTSRSESFAFDSVYVEYATPLTVLADIGGVKLADLQKLNPHLIRGITPAGYWVWVPSSRGPEIQRAYLASDFHRERGFATYVVRRGDYLGRIAERSGVKMARIRELNPDVDFEPLQIGEKLRLPYTALQRLEESNRAAAERLAASEAPRASRASGSADAPKASSASASEGRAYASATTRVHRVRSGETLWAIARANDTTVEAIQEANGLTSATIRPGMELKLPDGGSAEVGEEAPKAVEHVVAAGDTLWGIARKYGSTVAAIEEANQLGKRPIRPGQRLRVPLGPDSGEGG; translated from the coding sequence ATGCACAGCTGCACTCCGGTTCGACTCCCGATGGCGATGGCCGCGCTCGTCCTCGGTTTCAACGCGTGCGTGCCGAATCGCCCCCCGCCACCGCCTCCGGCCCCAGCGCCCGTGTGGCAGCCGGAGCCGGAGGAGCTGAACGAGTCCCCGGAGTTGCTGGAGGTGGAGATCACCGCTCCCCGGCGCGACATCCTCGGCGATGTTGCGTACGATCTACCGGTCGAGGCGAACTCCTGGGTGGAGGCGGAGCTGGATTTCCTGGTCCAGGAGCGCCGCGATGTGATCGCGCGCTGGTTGGAGAGGGGCTCTTTCTACGAGGAGTTCATCAAGGCTGAGCTGAGACGGCAGGGCGTGCCCACCGATCTCTTCCACCTGGCGATGATCGAGAGCGGATTCATCCCCACCGCGCGCAGCCGGGCGGGAGCGGTCGGTTTCTGGCAGTTCATGCCCGCCACCGCGCGTGCCATGGGGCTGCGAATCGACGCCAGCGTGGACGAGCGGATGGACCCGGTGCGCTCGACTCGCGCCGCCGCACGGCACCTGCGCGACCTCCAGCGGTCGATGGGGAACTGGGCGCTTGCCGCCGCCGCGTACAATGCGGGCCCGGGACGGATCAATCGCAGCCTGCAGGCACACGACGCGAAGGACTTCTGGGAGCTTGCCGAGCGAGGCGACCTGGCGGCCGAGACGAAGCACTACGTGCCTCGTCTCTACGCGATGACCGTCATCGCGCACCGATCGGCCGAGTTCGGCTTCGATACCTCCCGATCGGAATCGTTCGCCTTCGATAGCGTCTACGTCGAATACGCAACTCCGCTGACCGTGCTCGCCGATATCGGCGGCGTGAAGTTGGCGGATCTGCAGAAGCTCAATCCGCACCTGATCAGGGGGATAACCCCGGCGGGCTACTGGGTGTGGGTGCCCAGCAGTCGCGGCCCCGAGATCCAGCGAGCTTACCTGGCCAGCGATTTCCACCGCGAGCGCGGTTTCGCCACCTATGTGGTGCGGCGGGGAGACTACCTTGGCCGCATCGCCGAGCGTTCGGGGGTGAAGATGGCTCGCATCCGTGAGCTGAACCCTGACGTGGATTTCGAGCCGCTGCAGATCGGCGAGAAGTTGCGTCTACCCTACACGGCTCTGCAGCGTCTGGAAGAATCCAACCGCGCAGCCGCCGAGCGTCTGGCCGCGAGTGAGGCCCCGAGAGCTTCGCGGGCGTCCGGTTCCGCTGATGCGCCGAAGGCCTCGTCCGCCTCCGCTTCGGAGGGGCGCGCGTATGCCTCGGCGACGACGCGGGTGCATAGGGTCCGGAGCGGGGAGACGCTGTGGGCGATTGCCCGCGCCAACGACACCACGGTGGAGGCGATCCAGGAGGCCAACGGGCTGACGAGTGCGACGATCCGACCGGGGATGGAGCTGAAGCTGCCGGATGGAGGGAGCGCGGAGGTGGGCGAGGAGGCGCCCAAGGCGGTCGAGCATGTGGTTGCAGCGGGCGACACGCTCTGGGGGATCGCCCGGAAGTACGGCTCGACCGTTGCCGCCATCGAGGAAGCCAACCAGCTCGGAAAGCGGCCCATCCGGCCGGGTCAGAGACTTCGTGTGCCCCTGGGACCGGATTCGGGCGAGGGCGGATGA
- a CDS encoding glucose-6-phosphate isomerase — protein MLSLDYNNMLSPRLGGRGIDPEALTGLRERFAAVHEDTARRRREGELGFFELPYASELVDQIERFANGGGQAFENVVVLGIGGSALGTIALRTALLNPFWNELSSEERDFYPRLYVIDNPDPVTFSAFLDHIDLRKTLFNVISKSGGTAETMSQMLVVRARLEAELGEGYRGHLLFTTDPSKGVLRRLAEAEQIATLSVPPNVGGRFSVLSSVGLLPAALVGIDVRELLAGAAEMVDRCATPELERNPAGVYACLQYLADTQAGAPIHVMMPYSDRLRDVADWFRQLWAESLGKQRDREGKEVFVGPTPVKSLGATDQHSQVQLYMEGPFDKTITFITERKRENDLTIPSLYPEVEELGYLGGHTLGELLQVEKEATEAALTLRGRMNMTIELEQVNARSLGALFMLLEIATVYAGGLYGVDPLDQPGVELGKQLTYGVFGRAGFEEARAEWERREGKKEEWRV, from the coding sequence ATGCTCTCCCTCGACTACAACAATATGCTTTCCCCCCGGTTGGGTGGACGGGGGATCGATCCCGAGGCGCTGACGGGGCTACGGGAGCGCTTTGCTGCGGTGCACGAGGATACCGCGCGCCGGCGCCGCGAAGGCGAGCTGGGCTTCTTCGAGCTTCCCTACGCCAGCGAGCTGGTCGACCAGATCGAGCGATTCGCCAACGGTGGGGGCCAGGCGTTCGAGAACGTCGTGGTGCTGGGGATCGGGGGCAGCGCCCTTGGTACCATCGCACTGCGTACCGCCCTGCTGAACCCCTTCTGGAATGAGCTGAGCAGCGAGGAGCGGGATTTCTACCCTCGCCTCTACGTGATCGATAACCCCGATCCGGTCACCTTCTCCGCCTTCCTGGACCACATCGACCTGCGCAAGACCCTCTTCAACGTCATCTCCAAGTCGGGGGGGACGGCGGAGACGATGAGCCAGATGCTCGTGGTTCGCGCGCGGTTGGAGGCGGAGCTGGGCGAGGGGTATCGGGGGCATCTCCTCTTCACCACTGACCCCAGCAAAGGGGTTCTGCGCCGGCTCGCCGAAGCCGAGCAGATCGCAACCCTCTCGGTTCCGCCCAATGTCGGGGGACGCTTCAGCGTGCTCTCCTCGGTCGGGTTGCTGCCCGCGGCCCTGGTCGGGATCGACGTGCGAGAGCTGCTCGCGGGCGCGGCGGAGATGGTCGACCGCTGCGCCACCCCCGAGCTGGAGCGCAATCCGGCCGGGGTGTACGCCTGTCTACAGTACCTCGCCGACACGCAGGCGGGCGCGCCGATTCACGTGATGATGCCGTACTCCGATCGCCTGCGCGACGTGGCCGACTGGTTCCGTCAGCTCTGGGCCGAGAGCCTAGGCAAGCAGCGCGACCGTGAGGGCAAAGAGGTCTTTGTGGGGCCGACGCCGGTGAAGTCGCTGGGGGCGACCGACCAGCACTCGCAGGTGCAGCTCTACATGGAGGGGCCCTTCGACAAGACGATTACCTTCATCACCGAGCGGAAGCGCGAGAACGATCTGACCATCCCCTCCCTGTATCCGGAGGTCGAGGAGCTCGGCTACCTCGGCGGCCACACCCTGGGCGAGCTCCTGCAGGTGGAGAAGGAAGCCACCGAAGCGGCGCTGACCCTGCGTGGCCGGATGAACATGACGATCGAGCTCGAGCAGGTGAATGCCCGCTCGCTGGGCGCCCTCTTCATGCTGCTGGAGATCGCCACCGTGTACGCCGGCGGCCTCTACGGGGTCGACCCGCTGGACCAGCCCGGCGTGGAGCTCGGCAAGCAGCTGACGTACGGCGTCTTCGGTCGCGCCGGCTTCGAGGAAGCGCGCGCCGAATGGGAGCGAAGGGAGGGGAAGAAGGAGGAGTGGAGGGTGTGA
- a CDS encoding MBL fold metallo-hydrolase encodes MRLHFLGTGTSFGVPVIGCRCATCTSSDPRDQRMRHCALVEEGERRVLIDTPPELRLQLVRAGVASIDAVWYTHCHADHTHGVDDLRVFSDRRRRALDVFADPECMKLLESKFDYVFDPRVKPMEGTSRPEANLRPFHAYEPVQVGGLEMLPLPVPHGQVQAYGFRLGGLGYITDGKSLPERTFHALEGVRVLVLNALWVGDPHPTHFNVEEAVEVARAIGADRTYLTHLSHRVRHAELAAALPPGIEPAFDGLVVEV; translated from the coding sequence GTGAGGCTGCACTTCCTCGGCACCGGCACGTCGTTCGGGGTGCCGGTGATCGGGTGCAGGTGCGCGACCTGCACCTCCTCCGACCCACGGGACCAGCGTATGCGGCACTGCGCGCTGGTGGAGGAAGGTGAGCGGCGCGTGCTGATCGACACGCCGCCCGAGCTACGGCTGCAGCTCGTGCGTGCAGGGGTCGCATCGATCGACGCCGTCTGGTACACCCACTGCCATGCCGACCACACCCACGGGGTCGACGACCTGCGGGTCTTTTCGGATCGGCGGCGCCGGGCGCTCGACGTCTTCGCCGACCCCGAGTGCATGAAGCTGCTGGAGTCGAAGTTCGACTATGTGTTCGACCCCAGGGTGAAGCCCATGGAGGGGACCTCCCGCCCTGAGGCGAACTTGCGGCCGTTTCACGCCTACGAGCCCGTGCAGGTGGGCGGCCTGGAGATGCTCCCGCTGCCGGTGCCGCACGGGCAGGTGCAGGCGTACGGCTTCCGTCTCGGCGGCCTGGGCTACATCACCGACGGGAAGAGCCTGCCGGAACGAACCTTTCATGCCCTCGAGGGAGTGCGGGTGCTGGTGCTGAACGCCTTATGGGTGGGTGATCCGCACCCCACCCACTTCAACGTGGAGGAAGCCGTGGAGGTCGCGCGCGCGATCGGCGCCGACCGCACCTACCTCACGCACCTCAGCCACCGCGTTCGCCACGCCGAGCTCGCTGCCGCGCTTCCCCCCGGCATCGAGCCGGCCTTCGACGGCCTGGTGGTGGAGGTCTGA
- a CDS encoding zinc metalloprotease HtpX, whose protein sequence is MEKIRVVGLMTVLTLLLVGLGGYVGGNGGALMFFLIALAMNFGMYWFSDRIVLKQYRAHIVERGEEGGRFDRLYDMVDRLRRNAGLPMPVVAVSEQMQPNAFATGRNPKHAVVCVTRGMWELVARGHMTEEELEGVMAHELAHIQHRHMLVGTIAASMAGAVMMIGNMLKWGAIFGMGGRDSEDNNPLALIALAILAPIAAMLVQLAISRRNEFEADAGAARISGKPLALASALQKIEQIATRHPMDVSPSAAHLAIVNPLGALGGITNLFRTHPPTEERVERLQQLTTQIGAVPLPR, encoded by the coding sequence ATGGAAAAGATCCGAGTGGTCGGCTTGATGACCGTCCTCACCCTCCTGTTGGTGGGGCTCGGAGGGTACGTGGGCGGCAACGGCGGGGCGCTGATGTTCTTCCTCATCGCTCTGGCGATGAACTTCGGGATGTACTGGTTCAGCGACCGGATCGTCCTCAAGCAGTATCGCGCCCACATCGTCGAGCGGGGTGAGGAGGGTGGCCGCTTCGATCGGCTCTACGACATGGTGGACCGGCTGCGTCGCAACGCTGGTCTTCCTATGCCCGTCGTGGCGGTCTCCGAGCAGATGCAGCCCAACGCCTTCGCTACCGGTCGCAACCCGAAGCATGCGGTCGTGTGTGTGACCCGCGGAATGTGGGAGCTGGTCGCGCGCGGCCACATGACGGAGGAGGAGCTCGAGGGCGTGATGGCGCACGAGCTCGCCCATATCCAGCACCGGCACATGCTGGTCGGCACGATCGCGGCAAGCATGGCCGGCGCGGTGATGATGATCGGGAACATGCTCAAGTGGGGCGCGATCTTCGGGATGGGCGGCCGCGACAGTGAGGACAACAACCCGCTGGCGTTGATCGCCCTCGCGATCCTCGCCCCGATTGCCGCCATGTTGGTGCAGTTGGCGATCTCCCGCCGCAACGAGTTCGAGGCGGACGCCGGTGCGGCGCGCATCAGCGGCAAGCCCCTGGCCCTCGCCAGTGCCCTGCAGAAGATCGAGCAGATCGCGACCCGTCACCCAATGGACGTGAGCCCTTCCGCGGCGCACCTGGCGATCGTGAACCCGCTGGGAGCGCTCGGAGGCATCACCAACCTCTTCCGCACCCATCCTCCGACCGAGGAGCGGGTCGAGCGGCTGCAGCAGCTGACCACCCAGATCGGCGCAGTGCCGCTGCCGCGGTGA